The segment GAGATCTTGAACATTTCTGTTTTGTATATCTTTTTGATCTTtggaaaaaatattcaaattttttgagggactgattttttgtatatttttttttaggttgtatcaatctgaattaaaactaaaaaaaaaaacctcttgaaATATTTCAGTTTGTTTGCAATGAATCTAGAATATAAGAAAGTTTCCtttgaataattaaattacaaaaaataaagaacttttccatgaaattctaattttttgagaCACACttgtacacatgcaaacagaaaacatatttaaaatgcataaaaaagtaaaaataaataaataaaaatcacaggaaaaggttatataaaatacattttcactacTAGTGTTTATCCAGTTATGGCCAGCTACATTATTACCTTATTAGACATTATAAACTCACATCCCACACAGAATATGTTGTCTTTTTTGCTATTGTCATCACACACTGAACTGCCTAAGTCTGATTGGGACCATGGGTCTCCAAATATGAAGACCAGCCTAATAGGTCAACAATGGGGTCATGGGCAAAATCAGTCTCAAATGCccttgaataaaaacaaaaccattCACAACAGAACTTTCAAATCTGTGGACTCAACCAAAATAAATGACCCAATGTTCACATGTTGgacttacatttaatacattttatcttcatgagccgcagggtgtaatttggatttgtctgtgcatgtgttgttttacttttaaaggtttggtgcccatccacttcgattatatgactgacagactgcaccggttttagtcaaaaatcttcgtttgtgttctgctgaagaaacaaagtcacctacatcttagatgccctgggggtaagcagataaacatcaaattttcatttctgggtgaactatccctttaacataattCCATAGCTGTAGATGTGTGAAGAAATGAGAAGAGGGTAATCCAATGAATCACTCTGTTGTCTAAACATGATTTTGCAAATGGTTTTTCAGGTCATGTTGATATGTGAAAGTCtcctcacactgaagacacttgtaaggtctctctcctgtGTGTATTCTCATGTGAACTTTTAGGTTTCCTTTAACcgtgaatctctttccacactgagggcaggtgaaagatttttctccagtgtgaactctcatgtgattcTCAAGGTTTGCTTtttgtgtaaaactctttccacagtgatgacaCATGAAAGGCGTTTCTCCAATGTGAATTTCAACATGTTCCTTAAGGTGATTCATGTctgtgaaactcttttcacattGATGACATTTAAAACCGTTCTCTCTTGAATGAATCCTCATGTGATTATTAAGGCTTAAATTAtttctgaaacactttccacactgattgCATGTGAACGGGTTCTCTCCCgtgtgacttctaatgtgaatcttaaggtttcctttaaccgtgaaactctttccacactgaggacagatgtaaggtttctctccggtgtgaattctcatgtggatattAAGGCTTTCTCTGTATGAGAAacattttccacactgatcacatgtgaaaggcttctctccagtgtgaactctcgtGTGAATCTTGAGTTTTTCTTTTTGATTCCAggtttttccacacagtttgcagatgaaaggcttctctccagtgtgaatcctcgtATGATTAGAAACGGTTGATTTATGTGAGAAACgttttccacactgaccacattcaaacggcttctctccagtgtgaactctcaggtgACTCTTAAAATCCTCTGTTCTTAGGAAGCTCTTCCCAcaatgttggcaggtgtaaggtttctctccagtgtgaattttaatgtggactttaaggtttctgtttttactaaaactctttccacaatgttggcagaagaaatgacttgtagttccagtcttctgagcTCTTTTTTGGGAGGAAGTTTTTTCAGTCTGTgaaaaactaaaagatttttctccagttatgaaatcagGATGTTTTATATCTTTCTCTTCTATTTCATACAGATCTTGactctccacttttactgtcacaATGTCTaaggcaaaaaaaaacaaatgcatgtTAAACCCAGTTGAATAGCATAGCACCATGCTATCCGTTAAGGAGCggaattattattaacattttgagtTTGTGTTATGCACCTTTACATAGACATATAAGCATGCTTGGATGGCTAGAAACACttttaaaaatttacagataatgtactcaccctcttgtcatcacagatgttcatatctttctttcttcagtcataaggaaactgttttttaagtaaaacatttcaggatttctctccatttaatggatgtctatggtgcccccgagtttgaacttccaaaacgcagcttcaaagggctctaactgatcacagccaaggaaaaaaaggtcttatctagaaaaaaattggttattttctaaaaatgtttacaatttctgtactttttaacctcaaattcttgtcTTGTCTCAGCAAGATGagggtttgagattaaaaagtatataagttataAATGTTTTTCGAAAATacccgatcatttcgctagataagtcccttctctTCGGCTGGgaacatttagagccctttgaagctgcatttaaactcctttttggaagctcaaactcaggggcacaatagaagtccattatatggagagaaatcctgaaatgttttcctcaaaaaacacaatttctttacgactgaagaaagaaagacatgaacatcttggatgacaagggggtgagtacattatctgtgaaaggagtgaactactcctttaagaaagcTTCTAATATTGCATTTCAAAATAACTCTATAGTACACAAGTTGTGTGTGGTACTATCTAAACTATTCTCAAAATGTATTCTGTTtgtaaatgtaaagtaaaagaCAGCATTAACTGATTGGATCATATACGAGCCAGTCTCAGTCTGTCTGAAAAAAGTTTGTTCCTCAAATTTACATTGTGGGTCTTAATATGATCCAACATGTGCTTCTGCTACGTGAAGAAGAGAAGAAACACTCATCCTAGATCAACTTCTGATGATACATTTACAACTGAGGAGGACAGAAGATCaagataattatatatatatttttacatattattttgcattattatAAACATACTTGCCATGTTATCTGCTCTTTACAGCTCTTTAAATCAAGAACtaatgtagacagcatgcagtaacTAGAGCAAGCTGTGTCAACTGGAGAAATGTTTCATATTACTAGCAGACTGATGTTTTTGAAGCTCTAAATATTGTAATATCCAAGTTTTAGTATtacacaaataaaatgtttaattaatacACAAAACATTAAATTCTATTtgagctttgagaatgaaaaccaacctgtttgttcctcagtatcttcatgtttgactctgaacgTTTCctcaatcctcatgtcttcactctcctctttaataaacgccatcttcagtgttgccagacgtacgataattatcgtatttgtaccataattttgacctctgtacgatgtacgatcaataataccacaatgtacgataatttcagaattttgtgacaccatggtcgttgtaattatagagcttctattctcaaagatctagctgtgtggatcctacgtctaccttcatgattgtgaggagacgtgaacaacgtggtgttacgcatgtctttcatccaatcttacgtcttctcaaccaatcatcgtggagaatggctctctctcacgagcacaagttaacgttcctgtcgcacttaggtcagttgtttcaaaactgaggttgttagtttaacaataaagtacagaaaatgagtgctgaaaaggataaatagctgtaacatctagattaatagctgtattttgaacgtttgactcaggtaagataattagtttagcattgcaataaggtatagaaaatgagtgctgaaaaggagaaatagctgtaacatctagataaatatctttattttgaacgtttgactcaaatacgataattttctcccaaatacgataattttgagcttctggtacgatacttggacatttccaatctggcaacactggccaTCTTTATAATTGTGTCACATTGATCtgttttttctgtgtgtttgaacactttgtcctgtttaagttcagaataataatgaaaaaataaactgaaatgaatAAAAAGGATACACAGAAGATTCCTATTTGCATTAAGTTTAACTGGGTCTTTACTGAAATAtgctacatttaatgtattacaGGTTCATTAAAAATCATTACCCATGATGATTATTATGATGTTATTTTCGTTGCATTTCCAGTTTTGGTCAGCAGTGTGTCATCAGCGTCTGGTGACTCgaaacactgaatcattttgcgaatcaaCCGATTCAATTCACTCGGAATTTCTCAAAGATCCGTTTCTCCATCAGTGAATTCGTGTTTATAATAAACTGGTTCAGATAAACGAGACGCACTGTTTCTGTTACTCGTGTGCAGGAGCGCTTTATTCACACAAAATAGCCTTAATAAGTTACACTCGGTAATaattcatttcacatttttaaaaaacattctcTAACCGAGTTGTtttgatttaaacactttaaaaaagtttaaaaacactcacctttcttcagccgaatcaAAACAGACAGGAGCGcagcgcagccttatgacgtcttCAGCaggacaaaataaaagtcctgttcgtTAGAGTATAGAATTTATTATTAAAAGacttatttttaaatgcaaaatcagTATCTTTTCATCAAATTTCAGGACTATAAAGGCAATAATATTTAGTTCATAATATTTATTTGGTTCAAGTAGATTTCATTAAAGGTCCATAGAACTGTAAAGGATCACATTGAAAGTGGATTAAAAAATGTTGATTTTGACTGTCTGTCTGAATGGAAATCTTTAATTAAaatggttttatatatatatatatatatatatatatattaggggtgggcatagattaatttttttaatctagattaatctagattaaattttggaattaatctagattaatctagattaaaatggctaatttgaattctgctgaaggcattcagaatatgtgtgctacccaaataatgacttaaagtctttgagaatggatcataaagctcatgaagctgttctatgataatttgttgatgaaaataaattatgttcaattagatgtacttgtgtttactaactaactaacaatgaaattattttttctacctattagattgtgttttttttaacgtcaacacctacccagcccattacatgttacaccgtacttttattttgacaggttgccgagaagtttctgtgtatacagtatgatatgatgctagttttctcaaatgaaacggtaaaagtgacactcacagcagtttgggagattgagtttatctgttcatgtgagatgcaaatgccaaaaattaccgggagcgtcacgtgtgtttcagtatacgtgtagtaaaagcgcgtctccgcaatgcatacatacagctaggcaaacggaacatatcggattcctattaaaacggtctttttgcatttaagttttcacatacactagtccatatcgcgatttgaattaagtgactgaccaacatttgatttatgaatccaaaaaacgacgaatttacgtggcatttcgctatagtagattcggtttttatgaatggaggatgacgcgatcccgtctgtgttttggcggaggagacttaaacgcgcgaccatattctactacagtcttcggtatacatccgcgttaaactatcaaggtgaaagtcatcatagcttgcgtagtttagacccagctcccaacccaaatttgagaatagattaacggcgatattttttttatcgcgcgataagagtttcacgttaacgcagcacgttaacgccgataacggcccaccactatatatatatatatatatatatatatatatatatatatatatataaagcaggGGCGGACTTTGCCATTAGGCAAAGGTAGGCAGTTGCCTTGGGTCCCGAGCTGCAAGGGGCCCCctcaaaattgtttttatttattttttttttactttatggcaaatgtcaaaaattctctgaaaagtcatcagaatacttttatatagaatatattttaagGGCACTCGGGCGCGGGCACCCTCAAACGCCACACTGTTGGACTATTCCATTATTTCACGTCACTGCGCATCTGCTGCAGAACTGCGGAAATGATTGACAGACGGCGTGTGTACGGAGCTAAAATGAAGCGAAGCAAAAAAAagacagcaaaaaataaataaaatagcaacaCTACCAAAGGTAACAAACTTTTTTGTGATGTTACCGTCACCAGCTGACGACGCTAAAGCTAAAAAGCAGAAAGAAGCTGATGTCATTTCTTGTGACACTAACGTTAGAGTTTAAACTAGCTGTATTGCCAGCAGAGAGGAGCTACCCATTGCTGCTGACAGTCCAGGCTGCTCATTCGATGCATTTATGTGTCCGTATTGATAATTTACATGATTTATGGCGTGTGTTTCTTCTCGTTTTAGTAAAACAAGATAGAAGACTAtaaacaacttttccaatttaGGCACCATCTCAAAGCACGTGAAAATACCtccttaaataatatttttactccaAACTTACTTCATAACATCAGTCGAGTGATTGAAATTAATCCTTCTGTGaaatgatgtggcttcttacacaTAATAACGCACAGAACATAGTTCAtagtattctaagcagtgatGAAGGCACTGTAGTCGTGTGTTTATTAGTCACTTtgaatcaatgaaagcagttcaatctttatttagctttattcaGCTGCAGCGATAGATGTTTTCTAGATTTCTCCTTCAGGTGTTTTGGCGTTTCTGAGAGAGAGCGCCCTCTGGCCATCGGATGAAGATTTACTGTTGATCACAGATCACATAGAAATGGAGATCACAGATCACTGTGCTTCACTAAAAGACACGCATGACAATCACAGCTTTCGATTAATCACAATTGTGATTTCAtttcgatttatcgtgcagccctacttgtGAATAGACAATAAATATTGCACAGGtaatatattatgaaaataagATGTTACAGTTTTACAAGGAGGAACAGAAGATTTAGAGGGCCCCATGTCTGTGTTTGCCTCGGGCCCCAAAATGGCTAAATCCGCCCCTGTATTAAAGTACCTTGGAGATTAAAGTAACCACAGAAATAAGCAAATAGTTACTTAAAATAGATGTGTGTATATAACAATTACTGCAAAATATAATTATGTTGGTCAAAATTTAAGCCTAAGAAAAAAAGca is part of the Garra rufa chromosome 1, GarRuf1.0, whole genome shotgun sequence genome and harbors:
- the LOC141318854 gene encoding uncharacterized protein, encoding MHLFFFALDIVTVKVESQDLYEIEEKDIKHPDFITGEKSFSFSQTEKTSSQKRAQKTGTTSHFFCQHCGKSFSKNRNLKVHIKIHTGEKPYTCQHCGKSFLRTEDFKSHLRVHTGEKPFECGQCGKRFSHKSTVSNHTRIHTGEKPFICKLCGKTWNQKEKLKIHTRVHTGEKPFTCDQCGKCFSYRESLNIHMRIHTGEKPYICPQCGKSFTVKGNLKIHIRSHTGENPFTCNQCGKCFRNNLSLNNHMRIHSRENGFKCHQCEKSFTDMNHLKEHVEIHIGETPFMCHHCGKSFTQKANLENHMRVHTGEKSFTCPQCGKRFTVKGNLKVHMRIHTGERPYKCLQCEETFTYQHDLKNHLQNHV